The Oceanibaculum nanhaiense genome includes the window GCGCTGGACGATGTGCTCTATGGTTGCGTGAACCAGGCCGGCGAGGATAACCGCAATGTCGCGCGCATGGCGCTGCTGCTGGCGGGGCTGCCTGTCGAGGTGCCGGGCGCCACGGTGAACCGGCTGTGCGGCTCCGGCATGGAGGCCACCATCCAGGCCGCCCGCGCGATCCGCGCCGGCGAGACCTCGCTGATGCTGTCGGGCGGCGTCGAGAGCATGTCGCGCGCGCCCTTCGTCATGCCGAAGGCGGACAGTGCATTCTCCCGCAAGGCGGAAATCTACGACACCACCATCGGCTGGCGCTTCGTGAACCCGATCATGCAGAAGCAGTATGGCATCGACCAGATGCCGGAAACCGCCGAGAACGTGGCCGAGCAGTTCCAGATCTGCCGCGCGGACCAGGATGCCTTCGCGCTGCGCAGCCAGCACAAGGCCGCCGCCGCCCAGGCCAATGGCAGGCTGGCGAAGGAGATCGTCGCCGTCACCATCCCGCGGCGCAAGGGCGACCCCATCGTAGTGGACCAGGACGAGCATCCGCGCGGCGACACCACCATCGAGCAGCTGGCGAAGCTGTCCACCCCGTTCCGCAAGGAGGGCGGCACGGTGACCGCCGGCAACGCGTCGGGCGTGAATGACGGCGCCGCCGCCATCATCGTCGCCTCGGAGGAAGCCGCCAAGCGCCACGGCCTGACCCCGCGCGCCCGTATCGTGGCCGCCGCCGTCGCCGGTGTCGCCCCGCGCATCATGGGCATCGGCCCGGCCCCGGCCTCGGAGAAGGTGCTGAAGCTGGCCGGCCTGACCATCGACCAGATGGACGTGATCGAGCTGAACGAGGCCTTCGCCGCGCAGGCGCTGGCGACCACCCGCATGCTCGGCATTGCCGATGACGATCCCCGCGTGAACCCGAATGGCGGCGCCATCGCGCTGGGCCATCCGCTGGGCGCCAGCGGCGCGCGCCTGTTGCTGACGGCAGCGCAGCAGCTGCACGACACCGGCGGCCGCTATGCGCTGTGCACCATGTGCATCGGCGTCGGCCAGGGCATCGCCACCATCATCGAACGGGTCTGAGGAGGCGGCGATCATGGATGTGAAAGCCGAGGGATTCGCGGTTGGCGTCGTCGGCGCCGGCGCGATGGGCCAGGGCATCGCCCAGGTGGCGCTGGAGGGCGGCTGCACGGTCGTGCTGCACGACGCCAAGCCGGGCGGTGCCGAGGCCGGGCGCGACCTGATCGTCGGGCGGCTCGACCGTCTGGTCGAAAAGGGCCGGCTGCAGGCCGATGCCGTTGCAGGCATGAAGGCCAGCCTTTCCATCGCCCCTGCCCTGTCCGATCTGGGCCGCTGCCCGGTGGTGGTCGAGGCGGTGTTCGAGGATCTGGAGCTGAAGCGCAATATCTTCGGCGAGCTGGAGAAGCATGTGGCGGAGGATGCGATCCTTGCCTCCAACACCTCCTCCCTGCCGATTGCCGCCATCGCCCGTAATTGCGCCAAGCCGCAGCGCGTCGCCGGCATGCATTTCTTCAACCCCGTGCCGCTGATGAAGCTGGTCGAGATCATCAAGGGGCCGGAAACCGCCGACGATGTCGCCGTGGCGCTGGCCGAGCTTGGCAAGCGCATGGGCCGCACCCCGGTCACCGTGCAGGACGCGCCGGGCTTCCTGGTCAATATGGGCGGTCGCGCCTACACCACCGAGGGGCTGCGCCTGATCCATGAAGGCGTGGCGACACCGGCGCAGATCGACGCCGTCATGAAGGATTGCTGCGGCTTCCGCATGGGCCCGTGCGAGCTGATGGACCTGACCGGCATCGATGTGAATTATCCGGTCAGCATGATCGTCTATGAAGGCTATCTGCACGACCCTAGGCTGAAGACGGTGCCGCTGCACAAGGCGCTGTACGAGGCAGGCCGCTTGGGACGCAAGACGAAGGCCGGCCACTATCGCTATGACGATAAAGGAAATGTTGTCGATGCGCCGAGCCCGGATCATGTGACCGGCGCGGCCCCGGCCTCGACCGTCAGCCTGGCCGAGCCGGATGCCGCGCTGGAGAAGTTCCTCTCCGGCCTCGGCGTGAAAATCGCTGCCTCGGATGACGGATCGAGTCCCATCCTCTGCGCGCCCATCGGCGAGGACGCGACCAGCGTTGCCGTGCGCACCGGCGCCGATCACCGCCGGCTGGTGGCCATCGACCTCAGCGCCGATATCTCGAAGCGCATCACCATCATGACCGCACCGGGGGCCGATGCCGCCGCCCGCGATTCCGTGGCGGCGCTGCTGGCAAAGGATGGCTGCAAGGTGACGGCGATCAAGGATTCGCCAGGTTTCATCGCCCAGCGCATCCGCGCCATGATCGGTAACCTCAGCTGCGAGATGGCGCAGATCGGCCTCGCCAGCCCGGAGGAGATCGACCTCGCCATGACGCTGGGCCTGAACTATCCGCAAGGCCCGCTGGCCATGGTCGATGCCATGGGCACCGGGGCGACGCTGCGCGTGCTGGACCAGTTGCAGGCACTGACCGGGGAGGACCGCTACCGCCCCAGCCTGTGGCTCCGCCGCCGCGCCCTGCTGGGCCTGTCAGCCAAGACAGCAGGCTGAGTACTAGACGTAGCCCGCCCCGTCGATGACGGGGTGGGCGGCCAGCACCGCCTCGTCCACCTCGATGCCGAGGCCGGGCGCTTCCGGCGGCGTGACCGTGCCGTCCGAGGCCACGCGGTAGGCCGGGCTGCACAGCTGGTCGCGGAACACATTGCCCTTCGACAGATCGGCCTCGAAATAGCCGGGATTGTCGATGGCGGCCAGGAAATGCAGCGAGGCCGCCATGTTGAGACCCGTCACCGAGGTGTGCGGGTGGATGGAAATCTTCCAGGCCGAGGCCATATGCGCGATGCGCAACCCCTCGGTGATGCCGCCGGTCTTCGACAAATCGGGCTGGAAGATGTTGATCGTCTTGCGCTCGATCAGCCGGTTGAAGTCGAACCGCGTATAGTGGTTCTCGCCCGCCGCCAGCGGCGTGCGGCCATAGCCCGCGGCGATCTCATAGCTGCGGTCATCCGGCGAGGGGAAGGGTTCCTCCAGCCAGCCGACGCGGCACTCGTCCAGCCCCGGATAGGCGTTGCGCGCATCCGCCAGCGTGTAGTTGGTGTTGGCGTCGGTCAGGATATCGATGCCCTCGCCCAGCGCCTTGCGCACGGCGCGCACCCGTTCCAGATCGCGGGCAACTGTGTCGCCGATGCGCAGCTTCAGCGCCTTGTAGCCCAGCGCGACATAGGATTGCGCCTCCTCCACCAGCTTCGCCGGCTCCTGAAAGCCCAGCGAGATGCCGCCGGCATAGGCCGCCATCGGCTTCGCGGAGCCGCCCAGCAGCCGGTAGAGCGGCCAGCCCGCCGCCTTGCCCTTGATGTCCCACAGCGCCATGTCGATGCCGCTCATCGCGATGGCCGCTCCCGCCCCCATGCCGTGGCTGGCGAGCTGCATGCGGTACATGCGGTTCCACAGGCCGACGATATCGCCGGCATCCTGCCCGATGACCAGCTGGCGCAGCGTGGTGTTGGCAAGCTGTGCCACCGCACCCGGCGCGCGGGCGGCATGCGCCTCACCCCAGCCGGTGATGCCATCCTCGGTGATGATCTTCACGATCACCGCGTCGCGCTTCACCGTGCGGCCGATACCGAGCGAGACATTCGCTCCCTCTGGCACCTTGAAGGAGATCGGATAGGCCTTCAGCTCGACGATCTTCATGGCGGTCCTCCGAGTTCGTTTTCTTTGCTTTGCACGTTTCCCCTCACCCGGTTCCAGCCCAGCGAGGGAATTGGTGTGAGCCGCCCTATGCTTCGAGACGCCTGCGCCAAAAGGGTTTGGCGCAGGCTCCTCAGCATGAGGTCACCTGGTGGCACTGCCGGCGATCCCAGTCTCCCCTCGTCCTGAGGAGCCGGCGATAAGCCGGCGTCTCGAAGGACATCGGCGAAGACACTGCCGGCTGATGATCCCTACTGCCGGCGCTTGGTGACCACCACATCGCCCTGCTTCAGCGACGCGACCTCCTCGGCGGAGAAGCCGGCCTCGGTCAGGATCTCGTCGCTGTGCTGGGCGAATTTCGGCGGGGTGCGGCGCACGCTGCCCGGCGTGCGGCTGAACTTGATCGGGATGCCGGTGCCGCGATAGGCATCCAGCTTCTCGTCCATGCGGCGGTGCTGGGTGTGTTCCGCCGCGAACACCTCGGCGATGTTCATCACCGGCCCGGCCGGCACGCCAAGTGCCAGCAGCCGCTCGCACAGCGCCTTGCCATCGACATTGGCCATCGCCTTTTCCAGCTCCGCGCGCAGCGCCGGGCGGTTGATGGTGCGCTCCCCATTGCTGGCAAAGTGCGGATCGGCGGGCAGGTCCGGGCGGCCGATCTCGGTGCAGAACCGCTCGAAGGCGCGGTTGTTGCCGATGGCCAGGAAAATCTCGCCGGTGCTGGTGGCGAATTTGTCATAGGGCGTGATGTTGGGGTGTTCGCTGCCGGTCAGCACCGGGGTCTTGCCCGACAGGAAGTAGTTGGCCGCCTGCGGGTGCAAGAGAGCTACCGCCGAATCGTACAGCGTCATGTCGATATACTGGCCCTTGCCGGAGCGCTGGCGTTCGAACAGCGCCATCAGGATGGCGATGGCCGAATAGAGCCCGGTGCCGAGATCGACCAGCGGCGTGCCCATGCGGGTTGGCCCGGCCTCCGGCGTGCCGTTGATCGAGAACATGCCGGCCATCGCCTGGATAACCGCGTCATAGCCGGGGAAACCGCCCAGCGGGCCATCGCCGCCAAAGCCGCTGATGCGGCAATGGATCAGCGCCGGAAAGCGCTTCGACAGCACTTCCTCATAGCCGATGCCCCAGCGCTCCATGGTGCCGGGCTTGTAATTCTCGATCAGCACGTCGGCGCCGTCGAGCAGGCGCAGCAGCACCTCCCTGCCCTCAGGCTTGGAGAGATCGAGGCCGAGCGAGCGCTTGTTGCGGTTCACGCCGATGAAGTAGGAGGCGTCGCCCTCCAGGAAGGGCGGGCCCCAGTCGCGCACCTCATCGCCCTGCGGCGGCTCGATCTTCACGATCTCCGCGCCATGGTCGCCAAGGATCTGGGTGCCGTAGGGGCCGCCCAGCACGCG containing:
- the pcaF gene encoding 3-oxoadipyl-CoA thiolase, giving the protein MTEAFICDAIRTPIGRFGGSLSAVRADDLATVPIKALMERNTSVDWGALDDVLYGCVNQAGEDNRNVARMALLLAGLPVEVPGATVNRLCGSGMEATIQAARAIRAGETSLMLSGGVESMSRAPFVMPKADSAFSRKAEIYDTTIGWRFVNPIMQKQYGIDQMPETAENVAEQFQICRADQDAFALRSQHKAAAAQANGRLAKEIVAVTIPRRKGDPIVVDQDEHPRGDTTIEQLAKLSTPFRKEGGTVTAGNASGVNDGAAAIIVASEEAAKRHGLTPRARIVAAAVAGVAPRIMGIGPAPASEKVLKLAGLTIDQMDVIELNEAFAAQALATTRMLGIADDDPRVNPNGGAIALGHPLGASGARLLLTAAQQLHDTGGRYALCTMCIGVGQGIATIIERV
- a CDS encoding 3-hydroxyacyl-CoA dehydrogenase; protein product: MDVKAEGFAVGVVGAGAMGQGIAQVALEGGCTVVLHDAKPGGAEAGRDLIVGRLDRLVEKGRLQADAVAGMKASLSIAPALSDLGRCPVVVEAVFEDLELKRNIFGELEKHVAEDAILASNTSSLPIAAIARNCAKPQRVAGMHFFNPVPLMKLVEIIKGPETADDVAVALAELGKRMGRTPVTVQDAPGFLVNMGGRAYTTEGLRLIHEGVATPAQIDAVMKDCCGFRMGPCELMDLTGIDVNYPVSMIVYEGYLHDPRLKTVPLHKALYEAGRLGRKTKAGHYRYDDKGNVVDAPSPDHVTGAAPASTVSLAEPDAALEKFLSGLGVKIAASDDGSSPILCAPIGEDATSVAVRTGADHRRLVAIDLSADISKRITIMTAPGADAAARDSVAALLAKDGCKVTAIKDSPGFIAQRIRAMIGNLSCEMAQIGLASPEEIDLAMTLGLNYPQGPLAMVDAMGTGATLRVLDQLQALTGEDRYRPSLWLRRRALLGLSAKTAG
- a CDS encoding mandelate racemase/muconate lactonizing enzyme family protein; protein product: MKIVELKAYPISFKVPEGANVSLGIGRTVKRDAVIVKIITEDGITGWGEAHAARAPGAVAQLANTTLRQLVIGQDAGDIVGLWNRMYRMQLASHGMGAGAAIAMSGIDMALWDIKGKAAGWPLYRLLGGSAKPMAAYAGGISLGFQEPAKLVEEAQSYVALGYKALKLRIGDTVARDLERVRAVRKALGEGIDILTDANTNYTLADARNAYPGLDECRVGWLEEPFPSPDDRSYEIAAGYGRTPLAAGENHYTRFDFNRLIERKTINIFQPDLSKTGGITEGLRIAHMASAWKISIHPHTSVTGLNMAASLHFLAAIDNPGYFEADLSKGNVFRDQLCSPAYRVASDGTVTPPEAPGLGIEVDEAVLAAHPVIDGAGYV
- a CDS encoding CaiB/BaiF CoA transferase family protein; the protein is MADTAANPAGGAFGALNGLKVIDLTRVLGGPYGTQILGDHGAEIVKIEPPQGDEVRDWGPPFLEGDASYFIGVNRNKRSLGLDLSKPEGREVLLRLLDGADVLIENYKPGTMERWGIGYEEVLSKRFPALIHCRISGFGGDGPLGGFPGYDAVIQAMAGMFSINGTPEAGPTRMGTPLVDLGTGLYSAIAILMALFERQRSGKGQYIDMTLYDSAVALLHPQAANYFLSGKTPVLTGSEHPNITPYDKFATSTGEIFLAIGNNRAFERFCTEIGRPDLPADPHFASNGERTINRPALRAELEKAMANVDGKALCERLLALGVPAGPVMNIAEVFAAEHTQHRRMDEKLDAYRGTGIPIKFSRTPGSVRRTPPKFAQHSDEILTEAGFSAEEVASLKQGDVVVTKRRQ